From Ramlibacter tataouinensis, the proteins below share one genomic window:
- a CDS encoding Imm39 family immunity protein, translating to MTEVRNLVVGAVSLVKCRIKDHGRAALAARNSLEPALEANGFLKDAPFRTVSLILRYGDRDNLNPDIGDVDARRSALPVAVELDAKRLEKLDLNTLTEEFRSVMIELLCDVAANFDLPFEFLDAMRKPLAKH from the coding sequence ATGACCGAAGTCAGAAATCTTGTAGTGGGTGCAGTCTCACTCGTCAAGTGTCGAATCAAGGATCACGGCCGCGCGGCCCTTGCGGCAAGGAACTCGCTTGAGCCGGCGCTTGAAGCCAACGGCTTCTTAAAGGACGCGCCCTTTAGGACGGTAAGCTTGATCCTGCGGTACGGTGATCGCGACAACCTAAATCCGGACATTGGCGACGTGGATGCTCGTCGCAGCGCCTTGCCAGTTGCAGTGGAATTGGATGCTAAGCGCCTTGAGAAGCTGGATCTCAACACTCTCACGGAAGAGTTCCGCTCGGTGATGATCGAGCTTCTATGCGACGTGGCAGCGAACTTCGATCTTCCGTTCGAATTTCTCGACGCGATGCGCAAACCCTTGGCCAAGCATTGA
- a CDS encoding putative zinc-binding metallopeptidase — MKTFHCDVCGHALFFENVRCLRCGSELAFLPDRLALCAIEPEEDTALFRRKARDDGDAANAAYRLCINHTEHQACNFAVPASDPNPLCVSCRLTRVLPDLSIPENHVRWYRIEVAKRRLFYTLAKLALVSVNPPAGGRDGPVFEFLADLPGQQVFTGHAEGLITLNIAEADDEERVRRRVALHEPYRTLLGHLRHESGHYYWDRLIRDEGRIDEFRAVFGDEQQPYGEALDRYYAAGGAEPGWQARHVSAYATSHPWEDWAETWAHYLHMVDLLETAASYNTRLAVPGSKQGIEGVIDPFDGGAGEFRALVRQWVPLTLLLNSLNRSLGQDDAYPFALAGQSLEKLRFVHDVIQRKRR; from the coding sequence ATGAAAACCTTCCACTGCGATGTCTGCGGCCATGCGCTGTTCTTCGAGAACGTGCGTTGCCTGCGCTGCGGCAGTGAACTGGCATTCCTGCCGGACCGGCTGGCCCTGTGCGCGATCGAGCCGGAGGAAGACACGGCCCTGTTCCGTCGCAAGGCCAGGGACGACGGCGATGCCGCCAATGCAGCCTATCGCCTGTGCATCAACCACACCGAGCACCAGGCCTGCAACTTCGCCGTGCCGGCGTCCGATCCCAATCCGCTGTGCGTGTCCTGCCGGCTCACGCGCGTGCTGCCTGACCTGTCGATTCCCGAGAACCACGTGCGCTGGTACCGCATCGAAGTGGCCAAGCGGCGCCTGTTCTACACCTTGGCCAAGCTGGCCCTGGTCTCGGTGAATCCGCCGGCAGGCGGGCGCGATGGCCCGGTGTTCGAGTTCCTTGCCGACTTGCCCGGACAACAGGTGTTCACCGGCCATGCCGAGGGCCTGATCACGCTCAACATCGCCGAAGCCGATGACGAAGAAAGGGTGCGGCGCCGCGTGGCGCTGCACGAACCCTACCGCACGTTGCTCGGGCACCTGCGCCACGAATCCGGCCACTACTACTGGGATCGGCTGATCCGCGACGAGGGCCGCATCGACGAATTCCGAGCGGTCTTCGGCGACGAGCAGCAGCCCTATGGCGAGGCGCTCGATCGCTACTACGCCGCCGGGGGCGCCGAGCCCGGCTGGCAGGCCCGCCACGTGAGCGCCTACGCCACCTCGCACCCGTGGGAGGACTGGGCGGAAACCTGGGCGCACTACCTGCACATGGTGGACCTGCTCGAAACCGCGGCCTCGTACAACACGCGGCTGGCGGTGCCTGGCAGCAAGCAGGGCATCGAGGGCGTCATCGATCCCTTCGACGGCGGGGCGGGCGAGTTTCGCGCGCTGGTCCGCCAGTGGGTCCCGCTCACCCTGCTGCTCAACAGCCTGAACCGCAGCCTGGGCCAGGACGATGCCTACCCCTTTGCGCTGGCCGGTCAGTCGCTGGAAAAGCTTCGCTTCGTGCACGACGTGATCCAGCGCAAGCGGCGCTGA
- a CDS encoding BON domain-containing protein: protein MNVKRTFVIAAIAAATAAATGCSVIRGQETAGGYVDDAAITTSVKSKFVEDKTVDAGAIKVETLNGTVQLSGFAKTSQERAAAEKLARDTKGVKSVQNNVTVRP, encoded by the coding sequence ATGAACGTCAAAAGAACTTTCGTGATCGCGGCTATCGCCGCCGCCACCGCGGCCGCAACCGGCTGCTCGGTGATACGCGGACAGGAAACGGCCGGGGGCTACGTCGACGACGCCGCCATCACCACCTCGGTGAAGTCCAAGTTCGTGGAGGACAAGACCGTGGACGCCGGTGCCATCAAGGTCGAAACCCTCAACGGGACCGTGCAGCTTTCCGGTTTTGCGAAGACGTCGCAGGAACGCGCGGCGGCAGAGAAGCTCGCGCGGGACACCAAGGGTGTCAAGTCGGTGCAGAACAACGTGACGGTGCGTCCGTAA
- a CDS encoding DUF883 family protein: MNIIRSLRSGDPTYAEDPRGMATQALDSTREFAGTALERAGERMRDLRYGVRDMANRGASSMGEYAHATSRYVSDQPVRSALIAAAIGAAVAGLVLALRRNHRQY, from the coding sequence ATGAACATCATCAGATCGCTTCGCAGCGGAGACCCCACCTACGCCGAGGACCCGCGCGGAATGGCCACGCAGGCCTTGGACAGCACCCGTGAATTTGCGGGGACGGCGCTGGAGCGCGCAGGCGAGCGGATGCGCGACCTGCGCTATGGCGTCAGGGACATGGCCAACCGCGGGGCCAGCAGCATGGGCGAATACGCGCACGCCACTTCGCGCTACGTTTCCGACCAGCCGGTGCGCTCGGCGCTGATCGCCGCGGCGATCGGCGCGGCAGTGGCGGGCTTGGTGCTCGCGCTGCGCCGCAACCATCGCCAATACTGA
- a CDS encoding CHASE3 domain-containing protein, with amino-acid sequence MRSFSMSRTTVNLALALLAALFLIGINETGFVQSTQSLDSIVEASRQRASLNRVLQHMLDAETGSRGFLLTGDPRYLEPYNAAISDISQQLDGLRTAYPADSEESVVLSQLTRNVQRKLTEMDMSVRMRKQGNEDVWKFILTTDVGKEDMDAIRTQASKLISVSSARMDAGQSQVRRSLILSRIGIAAVTMAALLAFWLYLRQSTALKAAGERQQQELERERDLLERQVRERTASLTELATHLQNVREEERGHLARELHDELGALLTAAKLDVARLKSRLGPQTAPEMAQRLQHLTDSLNSGIALKRRIIEDLRPSSLSNLGLTASLEILAREFSERSGIEVTTLLESAELDEPRQLTVYRLVQESLTNVGKYAEAKQVEISMRNYGAHVEVDIRDDGKGFDVSRTRGSTHGLAGMRHRVEAAGGRLTVSSMPGRGTRIAAVLPKVQAPAGASPAAVTA; translated from the coding sequence ATGCGTTCATTCTCGATGTCAAGGACGACGGTCAACCTCGCGCTGGCGCTGCTGGCCGCCCTGTTCTTGATTGGCATCAACGAGACCGGTTTCGTCCAGTCCACGCAATCGCTCGATAGCATCGTCGAAGCCTCGCGCCAGCGCGCCTCGCTCAATCGGGTGCTGCAGCACATGCTCGATGCCGAAACCGGCTCGCGCGGCTTCCTGCTCACGGGCGATCCGCGCTACCTGGAGCCGTACAACGCAGCCATCTCCGACATCAGCCAGCAGCTCGATGGACTGCGCACGGCCTACCCCGCCGATTCCGAGGAGTCCGTCGTGCTGAGCCAGCTCACGCGCAACGTGCAGCGCAAGCTCACCGAGATGGACATGTCGGTGCGCATGCGCAAGCAGGGCAACGAGGACGTCTGGAAGTTCATCCTCACGACCGACGTCGGCAAGGAAGACATGGACGCGATCCGCACCCAGGCGTCCAAGCTCATCAGCGTATCCAGCGCCCGCATGGATGCGGGCCAGTCGCAGGTGCGCCGCTCCCTGATCCTCTCGCGCATCGGCATCGCCGCAGTGACCATGGCCGCACTGCTGGCCTTCTGGCTGTACCTGCGGCAATCGACCGCGCTCAAGGCCGCCGGCGAGCGGCAGCAGCAGGAGCTGGAGCGGGAACGCGACCTGCTGGAGCGGCAAGTTCGCGAACGGACCGCCTCGCTCACCGAGCTGGCGACGCATCTGCAGAATGTGCGGGAAGAGGAGCGCGGCCACCTGGCACGCGAGCTGCACGACGAACTCGGCGCCTTGCTGACTGCCGCCAAGCTCGACGTCGCGCGGCTCAAGTCGCGCCTCGGCCCCCAGACTGCGCCGGAGATGGCTCAGCGCCTGCAGCACCTCACCGACTCGCTGAACAGCGGCATCGCGCTGAAGCGTCGCATCATCGAGGACCTGCGTCCCTCGTCGCTGTCCAACCTGGGCCTGACCGCCTCGCTGGAGATCCTGGCACGCGAGTTCTCCGAACGCTCCGGCATCGAGGTCACCACCTTGCTGGAATCGGCCGAACTGGACGAGCCGCGCCAGCTCACCGTCTACCGGTTGGTGCAGGAGTCGCTCACCAACGTGGGCAAGTACGCCGAGGCCAAGCAGGTGGAGATCAGCATGCGCAACTACGGGGCGCACGTCGAGGTCGACATCCGGGACGACGGCAAGGGCTTCGACGTCTCCAGGACGCGCGGATCCACGCACGGCCTGGCCGGCATGCGCCACCGCGTGGAGGCGGCCGGCGGACGGCTCACCGTGTCATCCATGCCGGGCCGGGGCACACGCATTGCCGCTGTGCTGCCCAAGGTCCAGGCGCCTGCCGGCGCCTCGCCGGCGGCCGTGACCGCCTGA
- a CDS encoding response regulator transcription factor: protein MIRVGIVDDHAIVRSGLKQFFSEQVDLRVVGEAASGREAIDLVRTTELDVLVMDLSMPGQSGIDALGMIRAKAPDVGILILSGYPEEHYAMNLIRQGASGYLNKECEPMEIVNAIRTIALGRRYISPAVAELLAQQLNRKEGGAPHEQLSEREFQVFLKLAKGETAGDIAKALSLSVKTVSTYRTRLMEKMSLASNSDLTYYALKNKLID, encoded by the coding sequence ATGATCAGAGTCGGCATTGTGGATGACCATGCCATTGTGCGTTCGGGACTCAAGCAGTTCTTTTCCGAGCAGGTGGATTTGCGTGTAGTCGGAGAGGCCGCCAGTGGCCGCGAGGCGATCGACCTGGTACGCACCACCGAGCTCGACGTGCTGGTGATGGACCTGTCGATGCCGGGGCAAAGCGGCATCGACGCCCTCGGCATGATCCGCGCCAAGGCGCCGGACGTCGGGATCCTGATCCTCTCGGGCTATCCCGAGGAGCACTATGCCATGAACCTCATCCGCCAGGGCGCAAGCGGCTACCTCAACAAGGAGTGCGAGCCGATGGAGATCGTCAACGCGATCCGCACCATCGCGCTCGGGCGGCGCTACATCTCCCCGGCGGTGGCCGAGTTGCTGGCACAACAGCTTAACCGGAAGGAGGGCGGCGCTCCTCACGAGCAGCTCTCCGAACGCGAGTTCCAGGTATTCCTCAAACTCGCCAAGGGCGAAACGGCGGGCGACATTGCCAAGGCACTCTCCCTGAGTGTGAAGACCGTCAGTACTTACCGCACCAGGCTCATGGAAAAGATGAGCCTCGCTTCCAACAGCGACCTGACGTACTACGCGCTGAAGAACAAGTTGATCGACTAG
- a CDS encoding response regulator encodes MELKTYIVEDNATIRDNLIGALEELARVKALGWSESENEAKAWLAGNEGHWDLAIVDLFLKQGSGLGVLEACRSRPQGRLVVVLSNYATSDVRRRCMELGADAVFDKSNEIDALVEYCMAHNPALQGP; translated from the coding sequence GTGGAACTGAAAACCTACATCGTCGAAGACAACGCCACGATCCGTGACAACCTGATCGGCGCCCTGGAAGAGCTCGCGCGCGTCAAGGCCCTGGGCTGGTCCGAATCGGAGAACGAAGCCAAGGCCTGGCTTGCGGGCAATGAGGGCCATTGGGACCTGGCCATCGTCGACCTGTTCCTCAAGCAAGGCAGCGGCCTCGGCGTGCTCGAGGCCTGCCGGTCACGCCCGCAGGGACGCCTGGTGGTGGTCCTGAGCAACTATGCGACGTCCGACGTGCGCAGGCGCTGCATGGAGCTCGGCGCCGACGCCGTTTTCGATAAGTCCAACGAGATCGATGCCCTGGTCGAGTACTGCATGGCGCACAACCCTGCGCTTCAGGGGCCGTGA
- a CDS encoding AsmA family protein encodes MDPARRSIAGRPPWQLALAGLVLLVSVAMLIIALFPWNAVREPLNRYVSERTGREFSTTALDVRIGRTTRILLQGVALANPDWARDRYLVRAEAAEIEVRLLPLLLYRRVELPLVALRKPQLGLQMEADGRRTWALARNTGDPGKVPDIGALAVDQGIAHFVAAAHAVDVRADFAIEDPAAGPQEPGLAPQSLPLRFNARGTWRNEPFTAKGRTGNVLQLSAGRHEAFPMEIDAAAGATRLTARGAIGSLKTLDGAHADVDLQGRNLAELYKLIGVVLPETPQYSVRGRVSRAGAMWQVRGLAGKLGNTDVAGELSFDPTGEVPHLAGYLVSRWLDFNDLAPLVGLQDRPRGPRAEQAQGRADGRARAPKPPREPMRKVLPQAALDLGRLKAMNADVTYSAARVTNVRQLPLERIAVRARLQSGVLNLDPLDLGMAGGTLAGRMRIDSHADPAVVEAHLDGRSLELRKLMRNEQLIKSSFGRIHADVDLTGRGNSAAQMLASASGSMSLLMGPGQISNLLLEFAGLDGGEILKFLIGGDRNISVRCAATAFDVKQGVMTSRALLLDTVDTVIWGDGHVNFGTEALDLYLRPYPKDTSILSLRAPIQMGGTLGAPQAGPDKTVLGGRAALAAALAAVNPLLALAATIETGPGHDANCSEVLRRAASPRVSPAAARASQQAREDQAKRGTGGPGATAGSLLGLEGKSLAERERAHPQPDAAKPAKRPASAATGRP; translated from the coding sequence ATGGATCCTGCGCGCCGAAGCATCGCCGGCAGGCCGCCCTGGCAATTGGCACTGGCGGGCTTGGTACTGCTCGTATCGGTGGCGATGCTCATCATTGCCCTGTTTCCCTGGAATGCCGTGCGCGAGCCGCTCAACCGGTATGTGAGCGAGCGCACCGGCCGCGAGTTCTCGACCACGGCGCTGGACGTGAGGATCGGGCGCACCACACGCATCCTGCTGCAGGGCGTGGCCTTGGCGAACCCGGACTGGGCGCGCGACCGCTACCTGGTGCGGGCTGAGGCGGCGGAGATTGAGGTGCGCCTGCTGCCATTGCTGCTGTACCGGCGCGTCGAACTCCCACTGGTGGCCTTGCGCAAACCACAACTGGGCTTGCAGATGGAAGCCGATGGCCGGCGTACCTGGGCGCTCGCGCGCAACACCGGCGATCCGGGCAAGGTTCCCGACATCGGCGCCCTCGCAGTCGACCAGGGGATCGCGCATTTCGTGGCGGCCGCGCATGCCGTGGACGTCCGGGCCGACTTCGCGATCGAGGACCCGGCGGCAGGCCCGCAGGAGCCAGGGTTGGCGCCGCAGTCCCTGCCGCTGCGCTTCAACGCCCGTGGCACATGGCGGAACGAGCCGTTCACCGCGAAGGGCCGCACCGGCAACGTGCTGCAGCTGAGCGCGGGCAGGCACGAGGCCTTCCCCATGGAGATCGACGCGGCGGCCGGCGCCACCCGCCTGACCGCGCGGGGCGCAATCGGCAGCCTGAAGACGCTGGACGGCGCCCATGCCGACGTCGACCTGCAAGGCAGGAACCTTGCCGAGCTGTACAAGCTCATCGGCGTGGTGCTGCCCGAAACGCCCCAGTACAGCGTGCGCGGCCGCGTCTCCAGGGCCGGCGCCATGTGGCAGGTGCGGGGGCTGGCCGGCAAGCTCGGCAACACCGACGTGGCGGGCGAGCTCTCGTTCGACCCCACGGGCGAAGTCCCGCACCTGGCCGGCTATCTCGTGTCCCGGTGGCTGGACTTCAACGACCTGGCGCCGCTGGTCGGGCTGCAGGACAGGCCGCGCGGTCCACGAGCGGAGCAGGCGCAGGGCCGGGCGGACGGGAGGGCGCGCGCGCCCAAGCCGCCGCGCGAGCCGATGCGCAAGGTCCTGCCACAGGCGGCCCTTGACCTCGGCCGCCTCAAGGCCATGAATGCGGACGTGACCTACAGCGCCGCGCGGGTCACCAATGTCCGGCAGTTGCCCCTGGAGCGGATCGCCGTGCGGGCGCGCCTGCAGTCAGGGGTGCTGAACCTGGACCCGTTGGACCTGGGGATGGCGGGCGGCACGCTGGCGGGGCGGATGCGGATCGACAGCCATGCCGACCCGGCGGTGGTCGAGGCGCATCTGGACGGAAGGTCCCTGGAGCTGCGTAAGCTCATGCGCAACGAGCAGCTGATCAAGTCGAGCTTCGGCCGGATCCACGCCGACGTCGACCTGACCGGGCGCGGAAACTCGGCCGCGCAGATGCTGGCGAGCGCCAGCGGCAGCATGTCGCTGCTGATGGGGCCGGGCCAGATCAGCAACCTGCTGCTCGAGTTCGCGGGCCTGGATGGCGGCGAAATCCTGAAGTTCCTCATCGGCGGCGACCGCAACATCTCGGTGCGCTGCGCGGCGACCGCGTTCGATGTGAAGCAGGGCGTGATGACGAGCCGCGCCCTCCTGCTGGACACGGTCGACACCGTCATCTGGGGCGACGGCCACGTGAACTTCGGCACCGAGGCGCTGGACCTGTACCTGCGCCCCTATCCCAAGGACACCAGCATCCTGAGCCTGCGCGCCCCGATCCAGATGGGCGGCACGCTCGGCGCGCCACAGGCCGGTCCCGACAAGACGGTGCTGGGCGGCCGCGCTGCCCTGGCGGCGGCACTGGCGGCGGTCAATCCCTTGCTCGCACTGGCCGCCACCATCGAAACCGGGCCGGGCCACGATGCGAATTGCAGCGAGGTCCTGCGCCGCGCCGCCTCCCCGCGCGTGTCGCCGGCGGCTGCGCGCGCCAGCCAGCAGGCGCGCGAAGACCAGGCGAAACGGGGCACAGGCGGGCCGGGCGCCACGGCGGGCTCGCTGCTGGGGCTGGAAGGGAAGTCCTTGGCCGAGAGGGAGCGTGCCCACCCGCAGCCGGATGCCGCGAAACCCGCCAAGCGGCCAGCGTCCGCTGCTACCGGCAGGCCCTAG
- a CDS encoding HesA/MoeB/ThiF family protein encodes MTDDQLLRYSRHILLEEIGVEGQERIMAGHALVIGAGGLGSPVALYLGTAGVGWITLVDHDHVDLTNLQRQIAHDMARIGQPKAESARLGIAAINPEPRVTAITERMDAQGLDRLVPGADVVIDCTDNFSTRHAINAACVRHAKPLVSGAAIRFDGQISVYDVRDGASPCYACVFPQGDDFEETRCATLGVFAPLVGIVGATQAAEALKLLSGTGASLAGRLLMLDGRSMSWTEMRVPRNPHCTVCGSRPHHRA; translated from the coding sequence ATGACGGACGACCAGTTGCTGCGCTACTCGCGCCACATCCTGCTCGAGGAAATCGGCGTCGAAGGCCAGGAGCGCATCATGGCGGGGCACGCGCTGGTGATCGGCGCCGGCGGCTTGGGCTCGCCCGTGGCGCTGTACCTGGGCACCGCCGGCGTGGGCTGGATCACCCTGGTCGACCACGACCACGTGGACCTGACGAATCTGCAGCGCCAGATCGCGCACGACATGGCGCGCATCGGCCAGCCCAAGGCCGAATCGGCCCGCCTCGGCATCGCCGCGATCAATCCGGAGCCGCGCGTGACCGCGATCACCGAGCGCATGGACGCGCAAGGGCTCGACCGGCTCGTGCCCGGGGCCGACGTGGTCATCGACTGCACCGACAACTTCTCCACCCGCCACGCGATCAACGCCGCCTGCGTGCGGCATGCCAAGCCGCTGGTCTCGGGCGCCGCCATCCGCTTCGACGGCCAGATCTCGGTGTACGACGTGCGCGATGGCGCCTCGCCCTGCTACGCCTGCGTGTTTCCGCAGGGCGACGACTTCGAGGAAACGCGCTGCGCCACCCTCGGGGTGTTCGCGCCGCTGGTGGGCATCGTCGGCGCGACGCAGGCGGCCGAAGCGCTCAAGCTGCTCAGCGGCACCGGGGCGTCGCTGGCAGGGCGGCTGTTGATGCTCGATGGCCGTTCGATGTCGTGGACCGAGATGCGCGTGCCGCGCAACCCGCATTGCACGGTCTGCGGCTCGCGCCCGCATCACCGGGCCTAG
- a CDS encoding S41 family peptidase — protein sequence MSHKLKIAGWISVGALAGALTTVSLQTVARGSLAPLPLEELQQLAAVFGMVKSDYVEPVDEKKLIQDAIAGMVSSLDPHSQYFDKKSFKEFREGTSGRFVGVGIEISQEDGLVKVVSPIEGSPAFRAGLKPNDLITKIDDTAVKGLTLNEAVKRMRGEPNTRVMLTIFRKEENRTFPVTITREEIKTQSVKGKVIEPGYAWIRLTQFQERTVDDFVRKMEEIYKQEPHLRGLVLDLRNDPGGLLDAAVAVSAAFLPENVVVVSTNGQLAESKFIYRAAPEYYQRRAGSDPLRRLPAELKTVPLVVLVNEGSASASEIVAGALQDHHRATVLGSQTFGKGSVQTVRPLGPDTGLKLTTARYYTPTGKSIQARGIVPDVLVDEAEEGNVFSMLRTREADLEKHLSSGQGPEVKDPAREKARDEARKRAEEEAKKGPVERKIPEYGTDKDFQLVQALNQLKGRPVLVSKTQVIEDKSDKKEN from the coding sequence ATGAGCCACAAACTCAAGATTGCCGGCTGGATTTCCGTGGGCGCATTGGCTGGCGCGCTGACGACGGTGTCGTTGCAGACGGTGGCCCGGGGATCGCTGGCGCCCCTGCCCCTGGAGGAACTGCAGCAACTGGCAGCCGTCTTCGGCATGGTCAAGAGCGACTACGTCGAACCGGTCGACGAGAAAAAACTCATCCAGGATGCGATCGCGGGCATGGTCTCCAGCCTCGATCCGCACTCGCAGTACTTCGACAAGAAGTCGTTCAAGGAATTCCGCGAAGGCACCTCGGGGCGCTTCGTCGGCGTGGGCATCGAGATCTCGCAGGAAGACGGCCTGGTGAAGGTGGTCTCCCCGATCGAAGGCTCCCCCGCGTTCCGCGCCGGGCTCAAGCCAAATGACCTGATCACCAAGATCGACGACACCGCGGTGAAGGGCCTGACGCTCAATGAAGCCGTCAAGCGCATGCGCGGCGAGCCGAACACCCGGGTGATGCTCACGATCTTCCGCAAGGAGGAGAACCGCACCTTCCCGGTGACCATCACCCGCGAGGAAATCAAGACCCAGTCGGTCAAGGGCAAGGTGATCGAGCCGGGTTATGCCTGGATCCGGCTGACGCAGTTCCAGGAGCGCACCGTCGATGACTTCGTCCGGAAGATGGAGGAAATCTACAAGCAGGAACCCCACCTGCGCGGCCTGGTGCTGGACCTGCGCAACGACCCGGGCGGTTTGCTCGATGCGGCCGTGGCAGTCTCGGCGGCCTTCCTGCCGGAGAACGTGGTGGTGGTCTCCACCAACGGCCAGCTGGCCGAAAGCAAGTTCATCTACCGCGCCGCGCCCGAGTACTACCAGCGCCGCGCCGGCTCCGACCCGCTGCGCCGCCTGCCGGCCGAACTCAAGACGGTGCCCCTGGTGGTGCTGGTCAATGAAGGCTCCGCATCGGCCAGCGAGATTGTGGCCGGGGCGCTGCAGGACCATCACCGCGCCACCGTGTTGGGCAGCCAGACCTTCGGCAAGGGCTCAGTGCAGACGGTGCGTCCGCTCGGCCCCGACACCGGCCTGAAGCTCACCACGGCACGCTACTACACGCCCACCGGCAAGTCGATCCAGGCGCGCGGCATCGTGCCCGACGTGCTGGTCGACGAAGCGGAAGAAGGCAACGTCTTCTCGATGCTGCGCACACGCGAGGCCGACCTCGAAAAGCACCTGTCCAGCGGCCAGGGCCCCGAGGTCAAGGACCCGGCACGCGAGAAGGCGCGCGACGAGGCGCGCAAGCGGGCCGAGGAAGAAGCCAAGAAGGGCCCGGTGGAGCGCAAGATCCCCGAATACGGCACCGACAAGGACTTCCAGCTGGTGCAGGCGCTGAACCAGCTCAAGGGCCGTCCGGTCCTGGTCAGCAAGACGCAGGTCATCGAAGACAAGAGCGACAAGAAGGAAAACTGA
- the gpmA gene encoding 2,3-diphosphoglycerate-dependent phosphoglycerate mutase gives MFKLVLIRHGESTWNLENRFTGWTDVPLTPTGIEQARASGRLLRQEGWEFDLCYTSVLKRATHTLWHCLDEMDRTWLPVVHSWRLNERHYGALQGLNKAETAKKFGEDQVLIWRRSYDVPPPPLEPGDPRSERGDVRYANVPEREVPLTECLKDTVDRVLPFWNESMAPAIRAGRRVLVAAHGNSIRALVKYLDGISDSDIVGLNIPNGIPLVYELDAALKPLRRYYLGDQEAIAKAAAAVANQGKA, from the coding sequence ATGTTCAAACTCGTGCTGATCCGCCACGGCGAATCGACCTGGAACCTCGAAAACCGCTTCACCGGCTGGACCGACGTGCCCCTCACGCCCACCGGCATCGAGCAGGCGCGGGCTTCCGGCAGGCTGCTGAGGCAGGAAGGCTGGGAGTTCGACCTCTGCTACACCAGCGTCCTCAAGCGCGCCACCCACACCCTGTGGCATTGCCTGGACGAGATGGACCGCACCTGGCTGCCGGTGGTGCATTCCTGGCGCCTGAACGAGCGGCACTACGGCGCGCTGCAGGGCCTGAACAAGGCCGAGACGGCCAAGAAGTTCGGCGAGGACCAGGTGCTCATCTGGCGCCGCAGCTACGACGTGCCGCCGCCGCCGCTGGAGCCGGGCGACCCGCGCAGCGAACGCGGCGACGTGCGCTACGCCAACGTGCCGGAGCGCGAGGTCCCGCTGACCGAATGCCTGAAGGACACCGTGGACCGCGTGCTGCCCTTCTGGAACGAATCGATGGCGCCGGCCATCCGCGCCGGGCGCCGGGTGCTGGTCGCCGCGCACGGCAACTCCATCCGCGCGCTGGTCAAGTACCTGGACGGGATTTCCGACAGCGACATCGTCGGACTGAACATTCCGAACGGCATCCCCCTGGTCTATGAGCTCGATGCGGCCCTCAAGCCGCTGCGCCGCTACTACCTGGGCGACCAGGAAGCCATTGCCAAGGCCGCCGCCGCGGTGGCCAACCAGGGCAAGGCCTGA
- a CDS encoding rhodanese-like domain-containing protein, translated as MKFLIDNWMLISVALASGGMLLWPTIQGGGAGALTSALAVQLINRERAVVVDISEPEEFAQGHIGGARNVPLSQLEQRLPEVVKNKTLPVILVCATGARAGRAAATAKRLGYEKAQALAGGLKSWKEANLPVEKA; from the coding sequence GTGAAATTCTTGATCGATAACTGGATGCTGATCAGCGTGGCGCTGGCCTCCGGCGGGATGCTGCTGTGGCCCACCATCCAGGGCGGGGGCGCAGGGGCCCTGACCAGCGCTTTGGCGGTGCAGCTGATCAACCGCGAGCGCGCGGTGGTCGTGGACATCAGCGAACCCGAAGAGTTTGCCCAGGGCCACATCGGCGGCGCCCGCAACGTGCCGCTCTCGCAACTCGAGCAGCGGCTGCCGGAGGTGGTGAAGAACAAGACCCTGCCGGTGATCCTGGTGTGCGCCACCGGCGCGCGCGCCGGCCGCGCCGCCGCCACAGCCAAAAGACTGGGTTACGAGAAGGCTCAAGCTCTGGCGGGCGGGCTCAAGTCCTGGAAAGAGGCTAATCTTCCGGTTGAGAAAGCCTGA
- the grxC gene encoding glutaredoxin 3 — MQPVKMYTSAVCPYCVRAKQILVAKGVQAIDEVRVDRNPQERMRMMEITGRRTVPQIFIGDTHVGGCDDLMALDARGGLVPLLQG; from the coding sequence ATGCAGCCTGTCAAGATGTACACCAGCGCGGTTTGTCCCTACTGCGTGCGCGCCAAGCAGATCCTGGTCGCCAAGGGCGTCCAGGCCATCGATGAGGTCCGCGTCGACCGCAATCCCCAGGAGCGGATGAGGATGATGGAAATCACCGGCCGGCGCACGGTGCCGCAGATTTTCATCGGCGACACCCACGTGGGCGGCTGCGACGACCTGATGGCCTTGGACGCCCGCGGTGGGCTGGTCCCGCTGCTTCAGGGATAA